The Paenibacillus macerans genome includes a window with the following:
- a CDS encoding nitrate/nitrite transporter produces the protein MERSGFWKSGHKPSLLSAFLYFDVSFMIWVLIGPLAVIMMQDYPMSASQKANLVALPVLGGSALRLVLGVLADRIGPKRTGQIGMIVTMIPLIYGWQFVSSLGELYVVALLLGVAGASFSAALPLASRWYPPQYQGLAMGIAGAGNSGTVFSTLFANRIAQHYGSWEVVFGLALIPIAVVFIVFSLLAKDSPSQPEPKRLKDYAAVLGQRDTWLFCMLYMVTFGGFVGMSNYLTIFFNTEYGLSAVRAADFTTLCVIAGSFFRPVGGWLADRVGGISMLLTLYGGVAAMMALISSLPPLPVVTVLLFICMMCLGMGNGSVFQLVPQRFQQEIGVITGIVGAAGGLGGYFLPNILGILKEYTGSYTPGFLILSSIAIVCIVTVLLIQGQWKRTFLERSGAYDAYTYGRQS, from the coding sequence ATGGAACGAAGCGGATTTTGGAAAAGCGGGCATAAGCCCTCGCTGCTGAGCGCATTTCTTTACTTTGACGTCAGCTTTATGATTTGGGTGCTGATCGGACCTCTGGCGGTCATTATGATGCAGGATTACCCGATGAGCGCCTCGCAAAAGGCCAACTTGGTCGCCCTGCCGGTGCTCGGCGGCTCCGCGCTGCGGTTGGTGCTCGGCGTGCTGGCCGATCGCATCGGTCCGAAACGGACCGGCCAGATCGGCATGATCGTCACCATGATCCCGCTCATTTATGGCTGGCAGTTCGTCAGCTCGCTCGGCGAGCTTTACGTCGTCGCCCTGCTGCTCGGCGTGGCCGGCGCCTCCTTCTCCGCCGCGCTGCCGCTCGCCAGCCGCTGGTACCCGCCGCAGTATCAGGGCCTGGCGATGGGGATCGCCGGAGCGGGCAACAGCGGCACGGTGTTCTCCACGCTGTTCGCCAACCGGATCGCCCAGCATTACGGCAGTTGGGAGGTCGTGTTCGGATTGGCGCTGATTCCGATCGCCGTCGTGTTTATCGTTTTCTCGCTGCTGGCCAAAGACAGCCCAAGCCAACCCGAGCCCAAGCGGCTGAAGGATTACGCGGCTGTGCTCGGCCAACGGGACACCTGGCTGTTCTGCATGCTGTATATGGTCACCTTCGGCGGCTTTGTGGGCATGTCCAACTATTTGACGATTTTTTTCAACACCGAATATGGGCTGAGCGCCGTCAGAGCCGCCGACTTTACGACGCTCTGCGTGATCGCCGGCAGCTTTTTCCGGCCCGTCGGCGGCTGGCTGGCCGACCGGGTGGGCGGCATTAGCATGCTGCTCACGCTGTATGGCGGCGTCGCCGCCATGATGGCGCTGATCTCCTCGCTGCCGCCGCTGCCGGTGGTCACGGTGCTGCTGTTTATTTGCATGATGTGCCTGGGCATGGGCAACGGCTCGGTATTCCAGCTCGTCCCCCAGCGCTTTCAACAGGAAATCGGCGTCATTACCGGGATCGTCGGCGCGGCCGGAGGGCTCGGCGGGTATTTTTTACCGAATATCCTCGGGATTTTAAAGGAATACACGGGCTCGTATACCCCCGGCTTCCTGATTTTAAGCAGCATCGCCATCGTCTGCATCGTCACAGTGCTGCTGATCCAAGGCCAGTGGAAACGAACCTTCCTCGAAAGGAGCGGGGCATATGACGCTTATACCTACGGCCGCCAATCCTGA